The sequence CGCAACCCATCTCCAGTACCTTTTTTCCTCTCACATCTGGCACGCATTGCAGCAGTAGGAAAGTATCCTCTGCCGGGGGATATACGCCCTCGCATTCCAAGATCTTGATGCGTTCGTCGTGCCTCAACAAAGTGAAGGATATTGCTCTAGGGCAAGAATTTATCGTTCATGCACGAATAAAGGGATGAAGCTCGTGTATGTTCTAACGAGCCCTAGAGAGCGAGCGAAAGTCACTTATCAAGGCAACAGTTAAGGACAGCGGAAATGGATACGATATCGATTCTCGCCCTGGCCGTAATCATCGTTAGCATACTCACGGCGGTCTCGAAACGAATCTCCCTTACCTTGGCGCTGATAGTTGCTAATTTCCTGGTGTTCTTCCTCCAGGTCTTCACTTTCGGTTTCGCGATAGAGCTGGATCTGGGGTTTCGACCTCAATATCTTCAGAGCGGCGAGAGGCTCTACACCGTTCTTACCAGCATCTTCGTGCACGCCAGTGCCATGCATCTCTTGGGAAACATGATATTCCTTCTCTTCATAGGCTGGCCTTTGGAAGAAAGATTAGGCAAGAGCCGCCCTCTGTTAATCTTCCTGGTAGCGGGGGCGATGGGCGCGATGTTCGAAGGGATGGTGCGCTTGGGGGAGCCGACGCTGATATTAGGCGCCTCTGGAGCTATCGCTGGGCTGGTGGGAGCCCTGTTCATCCTTTATCCTAAGGAAAGACTGACGTTGCCCCTTTTCATAATCATATTGCCTAATATTCCCGTTTGGGTGGCGGCCATGGCTTTCTTCTTAGTTCAGTTAATCATAGCGTTAGGAATATGGGGAGGAGGAATCGCGGTCGTGGCGCACCTGGCAGGCTTCGTAGCGGGAATGGCCTTGGGATGGAATCTTCCAAAGAGAACCAAGGTAGTCAGATCAGGAGGATATGACCTCAACTCGCTCAAGCCCTTGGCCACGACACCGGAGCTTCAAGAGATGCTGCAACATATTGAGAATGAAAGCCAGGAGGACGTCAGGAGGGCTTGGCTGGAGCACTTCGCCTCCAAGGCCAAATGCCCCATCTGCGGATCCTCTTTCACTCTCAAGCGGGATTCGTTGAAGAGCGAGTGCGGATATGAGGTGAGACTGCGATGAGGCCACAGGTTAAGGTTCTCTGCGAGGGCATGATAAGAAGGGAGGGGAAGGCGATTCTAGAGGCTCGCAGTTCCTCTGTTCTCGTTACCTCGGAAAGAGAGTTGATCGTGGTGGACACCTCCACGCGAGAATATCGCGCGCGAATCCTCGAGGCATTAGATAAATACGGCCTAAGGCCTCACGACATCACAATCCTGGTCAGCACTCATTCGCATCTGGACCATAGAGGGAATGACGACCTATTCCCCTCCGCCAGGAGGCTGTCAATGATAGGAGAGGGCGAGCCTGGGGAATCGATTCCCCTCGCTTCGGGTGTGGTAATGGTCCGTACCCCAGGGCACACGCCGGATAGCGGGAGCGTCTTTGTCGAGGGCGAGAAGCGCTTCGCCATCGCTGGAGATGCCATCCCCACCCGGGACAATATCATGAAATGGCTTCCTCCTGGCATCCATTATGACAAACGCTTGGCGCTGCGAAGTATGAGCATGATTGTGAGATTCGCCGATGTGGTCATCCCAGGTCACGGACCTCCTTTCGAGCTGGATGAAATAATTAAAATAAGACGAAAGGGCAATGGAGAAGATGATGAGAGAGAAGGGTGATATGTCGATACCGAATTCCCTCTACTTGGATTGCCCCTCCTGCGGGGAAAAGAGGTTGCACGAGGTTCTGCGTGGTAGGCTTTCTCGAGGAGGGGACGTCATGGAGACTACGGTCAGGTGTCAAGAGTGTAATCATGTGCATGTGACGGTGGTGCGCGAACCATCCTCAGTCAAGCTTCCCCTTTTACTCAGCGACATGGGGGAGACAAGGAAACTGGATTCTGAGTTCGCTGAGGATGAGTTGGTGTCTGTGGGGGACGAGCTCTTCGTGGGAGAGTATAATGTGGTGATCACCGCCATTGAGAAGGAGGAAGGGCGGGCAGCTCAAGCTTTAGCCAAGGAGATAAAGGCCATATGGGCCAAGAGATACGATAGGGTGCGGGTGAAGGTCTCGGTGAACAAGACCTCCAGGACGTTGGCCGCGGAGCTCACGGCCCTGCCTGAAGAGGAGTTCTATGTGGGCGATCTGCTGGCCATCGGAAGGGACAATGTCGTGATTCATGGCATAAAGACGAAGGAGGGAATGGTGCGCCAGGGCGGCGTGGCGGCGAGGGATATCGTCCGCATCTACGCCAAGAGCGCCCGGACCACCTATTCGTGATATGAAACCCGATGAGATGAGGGCCAGAATGGTGGCTAGGCTTCGAGCCTCAGGATACATTCGCAGCGAACGCGTGGCCCAGGCCATGCTAGCCGTCCCTAGGCACGAGTTCGTGCCTGCTGATCTGAGGGAAAAGGCGTATGCGGATACGCCATTGCACATAGGGGAGGGGCAGACCATCAGCGCCCCTCACATGGTGGCTATCATGCTGGAGGCGTTAGAGCTCCGACCGGGACTGAAAGTGCTAGAGGTGGGATGTGGCTCTGGCTATCACGCGGCGGTCATGGCCGAGATGATCAGGCCGGGAGGGAAAGTTTACAGCATAGAGAGGCTGCCTAGCCTTGTGACCATGGCTAGACGGAACCTGGAAGCGGCAGGGTATGCTGATTGGGTAGAGGTTATAGAGGGCGATGGGACTTTAGGACTCCCTGAGCAAGCGCCTTTCGATCGCATCTCCGTGGCCGCCGCCGCTCCTGACATACCAGCTCCGCTGAAGGAGCAATTGGCTGAGGAGGGTATGATGCTAGTGCCAGTGGGGGGCGCCTTCTATCAAGAGTTGATACTCGTGGTGAAGAGGAAGGGCAAACTCACTACTAAGAATCTAGGGGGCTGCGCCTTCGTGCCCTTGGTGGGAAGATATGGCAACAAAGCCTGATCATTCATGCCCATCTAGAATATAAGGCAGGATAGCAGTCAGGCTCCCCCCTTCCACAACATAGGTGGCGCTCCGCCTCACCACCTCGTCCGAAGGATTGTAGGCGATGCTCATCCCCGCGGCCTCGAACATAGAGACATCGATGAAGCTGTCCCCGATGGCAGCGGTGCGTTCGCGGGGTACGTTGAATTTAGCCATGCAGCTCTCCAAGGCGGCACGCTTGTTCTTTAGCTGCACTCGCAATATGCCCTCCCCGGTCAATAGCCCCTTCTCATCACATTCCACGCCATTGGCGAAATAATCGTCGAAGCCGTAGCGCCTAGCGATCCTCTCAGCCACCAGGTCGATACCTCCGGATATGATGACCGTGCGCACCCCACTCTCTTTCAAACGGGAGACGGTCTCAGCTATGCCTTCGCTCATGGGAAGTGGCTCCAGGATAGAACGGAGGTCATCGCGGCAAAGGGTAGGATGCTTCGCTTTCCACAGGGCTATGTCCCGGCGCATGAACTCCAGATCATCGATCTCCCCCCGCACGAACAGCTCTAGCGAACGCTCATTGTCCACAGAGAAATGATCATGGATCCAGGTCCAGCAACTGCGATAGTCGACCAGCACACCGTCCATGTCGAATGCAACTAAGTCATATTTTCTTTTCGCGCTCACCAATCTATCCAAACGCATCTCAATAATAAACGCTTCGCCATTTCCGCATAAATCTGATGAATTTAAAGAGCAAAAACCAATCACGCGCAAAGGATTATGAAGGGAGGGAAAGGTGAGAGGCGCAATGATCACTCTTGTGGGCGTAGGCCATGTGTTCGATATCAAGAAGCAGGTGAGGGACATAATCCTAGAGGAGAGGCCTGCAGCAGTATGCGTGGAACTGGATCCTGGCCGCTATCAGGCACTGAAGGACCCTGCCTCGCGCGCCCGTATGCCTCCGACCTATCGGTTGCTATCGCACTTCCAGAAGCGCATGGCCAAGGATTTCGGGGGGGAGCTTGGTTCGGAGATGCTTTCTGCCATCGATACCGCCCAGGGGCAGGGAATACCAGTGCTGCTGATCGATGCCGATGCGGCTCAGCTCTTCTCCAAGCTCTGGCAGGAGATGTCCTTCAGGGAAAGGGTGCTCCTCACCTTCTCTGCTCTGATGGGAATCTTCAGCAGCAGGAAGAAGGTGGAGAAAGAGTTGGAGAGGTTCACACAGCAGGAGGAAGCGTATCTTGAGGAATTCGGGAAGGAATATCCTACGCTGAAGCGAGTGCTGATAGACGAGCGCAATCAGCTCATGGCCAATCGCATCGCGGAAGCGGAGGCAAGATACCTCAACGTGTTGGCCGTGGTGGGCGATGGTCATGTAGAAGGTATCAGGAGGCTGCTCTCCCCCAGGGATATCAGGGTTATAAGGCTGAAGCATCTGCTGGATGGAGAATATCTTGGCACCAGAGCGAAAGTGGGGGAGGGGAATAAGGAGGTATCCTTCCAATTCGACCTTTGATGATAGCCTTTTAGGTGAAATGAGGTGCCAAGAGTGGGAGGTTTTTAATCGTCGCTCGGAACTCTACCCTCAGAGTTCATGAAGGTAACCCTCCTATCTTATACCAAGGAAGCTGAAAAGCTATGCGCTGCGGCCGCGCGCTCATGCTATTCTAAGAAGACGGCTAGCCAGCTCTTGGAGGAGATGGATCAGGAGAGGGCAGGAAAGACTATCGCAGAGATCACAGGCATGGGCCATCACTCCGTAGTCGAGCATGCCAGCTACACCTTCTCCATTGAGGGTGTTTCAAGGGCACTAACGCATCAATTGGTACGACATCGCATCGCCTCCTACTCGCAGCAATCTCAGAGGTACGTCTCCCTAGATGAGGAGACGTTCGTGACTCCTCCCTCTATAGCCGAAGATGATGAGCTTAAGAAAGAGTTCGAGGACTTGATGCGCAAAGCCTGGGAGTGCTATAGGACACTATCAAGCAGAGTTCCCTCTGAGGACGCGCGCTACGCCTTACCTAACGCCTGCACCACCAACATCACTGTCACCATGAACGCTCGCGAGCTCCTGCATTTCTTCTCGCTGCGCTGCTGCCGCCGTGCCCAATGGGAGCTAAGAGAGGTGGCGGATGAGATGCTACGGCAGGTCAAGAGAGTCTCGCCGAACATATTCTCAGAGGCGGGGCCTGGATGCGTTCGAGGTCCCTGTCCAGAGGGCAAGAAGAGCTGCGGCAGGAGCAGACGGCAGGAACTGAAAAATCTTAAATAGGCATAGACCTTAACCCGCCATCACCCGGTGTAAACATGGGAAGGATCAGGCCAACATATATCAAGAGGGTAGCTATAGAATTGGTCGAGAAGTACCCCCGGCTCTTCACCAACGACTTCGAGGTCAACAAGCAGCTGGTGGAGAAGCTCACCAACGTGCAATCAGTGGCCATGCGCAACCGCATCGCTGGCTATGTGACTCGCTACCACCAGAATAATAAGAATGCATAGGCGACATCCTTTTGTTCAGACCTATCCATTCGCTTTCGTTTATGGCGCCAGCTATAGAAGCGCATTCCCTTACCCGCATATTCTCAGGCGGAAAGGGCAAAGGGCCGCTCACCGCCCTTGACAATATCGACTTGAGGGTGGAAGAAGGGGAGCTATTCGGCCTCCTCGGACCTAACGGGGCGGGCAAGACCACGCTGATCAAGATCTTGTGCACATTGCTCCTTCCCAGCTCTGGAACGGTAAAAGTCCTGGGGCACGATGTGGAGACAGAGTTCCAGGCTATCAGGCCGCGCATAAACATGGTCTCGGGAGGAGAGACCTCAGGGTATGGGCTACTCACGGTGAAAGAGAACCTTTGGATGTTCTCCCAGTTCTATGGCATCGAGGGCAAGGTGGCGAAGCAGAGAATCTCCCAGATGCTCGAGTTGTTTGGCATGGCTGACAAGGCTAATTCCGTGGTCCGTACCCTATCCACCGGTCAGAGGCAGAAGATGAACGTCATACGGGGTTTCGTCACCGATCCCGACCTTATCTTCCTGGACGAGCCGACATTAGGCCTGGATGTCAATGCCAGCATGACCATTCGCTCATTCATTCGCGATTGGGTGAAGAGACAGCCTGGGAAGACAGTCATGCTGACCACGCACTATATGATGGAGGCGGAGGAGCTGTGCGATCGTGTAGCCATTATAGACCGGGGGCGGATATTGGCCTGCGACACCCCTCAGAACCTAAGACGCAGCGTGGCGCGCCACTCCACCTTCACCATCCTCACCACGCCCTGCGCTTGCCTCACGGAGCTGAGTGGTATGCGGGGGGTCCAGGGGTTGAATGTGAGCCGAAAGGGTGAGAATGAAGAGGTGCGCTTGGTCCTAGAAGAGGAGGCCTTCATAAGCGACGTCATCTCCTTCCTGACCTCCAAGGGCTCTAAGATAATCTCGCTGACGAAGAACGAGCCTACTTTAGAGGATGTTTTCATACAGATGGTGGGGAGGGGATTCGCCTGAGCTCTCTTCTTCTAGAGCTGCGGGCCATGGTGGGAAGGGCCTATCCGCGCATCATAGGCATTCGCAGGGAGCCTTCCTGGTTGCTCTTCGACATCTTCCTGCCTGTGCTAGGGATAGCAGCCTTCATATTCTATTATAGGGCCATGGGAGCGCCTGAGGTATTCACTGGTTTCGTAGTCCTGGGGGGAGCTATGACCGCTTTCTGGCTCAATGTCTTGTGGTCTATGGCGGCGCAGTTCTACTGGGAGAAGGAGACGGGAAACCTGCAGCTCTATCTCATGGCGCCTATGTCGCGCATGTCCGTACTGGCAGGGATGGCGGTGGGGGGCATGTTCCTCACTAGCGTCAGAGCCCTATCCACCTTTTTCCTCGGTTTCGTTATTTTCGGCGTCACCTTGAGCGTGCAACATCCCTGGGCTCTTTTAGCTCTTTTTCTCGTGACTTTAGTGGCCCTCTACGGCATGGGAATGATGTTCTCCTCGCTCTACATGCTTTATGGAAGGGGAGCATGGCACATATCCAATCTCTTGCAGGAACCCATATACCTCCTCTCTGGGTTCTATTTCCCCGTGCGACAGCTGGGGTTCTGGGTGGCAGTGGCGGGGAGCGTAATCCCCATAACCCTGGGCTTGGATGGGATGCGGCAGCTGATGTTTTCCGGTGCGGATGTCGATCCCCTTTTACACTGGAGCTGGGAGCTCATCATATTGATGGCTCTGGCAGTGGTATTCCTGCTCGGGGCGAGGTACGCGCTTCGCTTCATGGAGCATTTGGGGAAGAAGGAAGGGAGGCTGACCCTTAGATGGCAGTGAAAAATCATCTCAGGACCTTGAAGCTGTCTGCCTGGCTGGGCTGGGAGATGGAATATAATTGGACCAATCCCTGGCTCTTCGCCCTATACTCTATTGTGAAGCCCATATCCGCCACTCTGATCCTCGTGATAATGTATCTTGTCATCTGGGACTCTGTCGCCGCCGCTCCTGAAATCTTCTCTTACATGTTCGTGGGAAACGCCTTCTACATGTATGTAGCACAGGTGCTCTTCGGAATAGTGATGGTGGTGCATGAGGATAGGGAGCACTATCAAACCTTGAAGCAGGTCTACATCGCCCCCATCTCCTTTTATTTATACATCGTGGGCAGGGCGGTGCCTAAGATAGTCATCACCACCGTGGCGGCCCTCATCACCTTGGCCTTTGGGGTCTTGGTGTTGGGATTGCCTCTTGAGCTCTCGCAGGTGGATTGGCTCATGCTGTCGCTGGCCATGGCCGTGGGGTTGTTCTGCATATGCATGATAGGCATAGCTTTGGCAGGAGTCTCTATGCTCACGGCCAAGCACAGCATGGGCATCAATGAAGGGATTGCTGGCATGTTCTACCTCTTCTGTGGCGTGGTATTCCCTATCACTTTCCTGCCAACTTGGGGGGAGGCCATAGGAAGGGCGATACCTATAACCTATTGGTTGGA comes from Methanomassiliicoccales archaeon and encodes:
- a CDS encoding HAD family phosphatase → MSAKRKYDLVAFDMDGVLVDYRSCWTWIHDHFSVDNERSLELFVRGEIDDLEFMRRDIALWKAKHPTLCRDDLRSILEPLPMSEGIAETVSRLKESGVRTVIISGGIDLVAERIARRYGFDDYFANGVECDEKGLLTGEGILRVQLKNKRAALESCMAKFNVPRERTAAIGDSFIDVSMFEAAGMSIAYNPSDEVVRRSATYVVEGGSLTAILPYILDGHE
- a CDS encoding protein-L-isoaspartate(D-aspartate) O-methyltransferase, which translates into the protein MRARMVARLRASGYIRSERVAQAMLAVPRHEFVPADLREKAYADTPLHIGEGQTISAPHMVAIMLEALELRPGLKVLEVGCGSGYHAAVMAEMIRPGGKVYSIERLPSLVTMARRNLEAAGYADWVEVIEGDGTLGLPEQAPFDRISVAAAAPDIPAPLKEQLAEEGMMLVPVGGAFYQELILVVKRKGKLTTKNLGGCAFVPLVGRYGNKA
- a CDS encoding HVO_0476 family zinc finger protein codes for the protein MEKMMREKGDMSIPNSLYLDCPSCGEKRLHEVLRGRLSRGGDVMETTVRCQECNHVHVTVVREPSSVKLPLLLSDMGETRKLDSEFAEDELVSVGDELFVGEYNVVITAIEKEEGRAAQALAKEIKAIWAKRYDRVRVKVSVNKTSRTLAAELTALPEEEFYVGDLLAIGRDNVVIHGIKTKEGMVRQGGVAARDIVRIYAKSARTTYS
- a CDS encoding TraB/GumN family protein, giving the protein MRGAMITLVGVGHVFDIKKQVRDIILEERPAAVCVELDPGRYQALKDPASRARMPPTYRLLSHFQKRMAKDFGGELGSEMLSAIDTAQGQGIPVLLIDADAAQLFSKLWQEMSFRERVLLTFSALMGIFSSRKKVEKELERFTQQEEAYLEEFGKEYPTLKRVLIDERNQLMANRIAEAEARYLNVLAVVGDGHVEGIRRLLSPRDIRVIRLKHLLDGEYLGTRAKVGEGNKEVSFQFDL
- a CDS encoding ABC transporter ATP-binding protein, translating into MAPAIEAHSLTRIFSGGKGKGPLTALDNIDLRVEEGELFGLLGPNGAGKTTLIKILCTLLLPSSGTVKVLGHDVETEFQAIRPRINMVSGGETSGYGLLTVKENLWMFSQFYGIEGKVAKQRISQMLELFGMADKANSVVRTLSTGQRQKMNVIRGFVTDPDLIFLDEPTLGLDVNASMTIRSFIRDWVKRQPGKTVMLTTHYMMEAEELCDRVAIIDRGRILACDTPQNLRRSVARHSTFTILTTPCACLTELSGMRGVQGLNVSRKGENEEVRLVLEEEAFISDVISFLTSKGSKIISLTKNEPTLEDVFIQMVGRGFA
- the thyX gene encoding FAD-dependent thymidylate synthase, which codes for MKVTLLSYTKEAEKLCAAAARSCYSKKTASQLLEEMDQERAGKTIAEITGMGHHSVVEHASYTFSIEGVSRALTHQLVRHRIASYSQQSQRYVSLDEETFVTPPSIAEDDELKKEFEDLMRKAWECYRTLSSRVPSEDARYALPNACTTNITVTMNARELLHFFSLRCCRRAQWELREVADEMLRQVKRVSPNIFSEAGPGCVRGPCPEGKKSCGRSRRQELKNLK
- a CDS encoding MBL fold metallo-hydrolase, with amino-acid sequence MRPQVKVLCEGMIRREGKAILEARSSSVLVTSERELIVVDTSTREYRARILEALDKYGLRPHDITILVSTHSHLDHRGNDDLFPSARRLSMIGEGEPGESIPLASGVVMVRTPGHTPDSGSVFVEGEKRFAIAGDAIPTRDNIMKWLPPGIHYDKRLALRSMSMIVRFADVVIPGHGPPFELDEIIKIRRKGNGEDDEREG
- a CDS encoding rhomboid family intramembrane serine protease encodes the protein MDTISILALAVIIVSILTAVSKRISLTLALIVANFLVFFLQVFTFGFAIELDLGFRPQYLQSGERLYTVLTSIFVHASAMHLLGNMIFLLFIGWPLEERLGKSRPLLIFLVAGAMGAMFEGMVRLGEPTLILGASGAIAGLVGALFILYPKERLTLPLFIIILPNIPVWVAAMAFFLVQLIIALGIWGGGIAVVAHLAGFVAGMALGWNLPKRTKVVRSGGYDLNSLKPLATTPELQEMLQHIENESQEDVRRAWLEHFASKAKCPICGSSFTLKRDSLKSECGYEVRLR
- a CDS encoding ABC transporter permease, producing the protein MAVKNHLRTLKLSAWLGWEMEYNWTNPWLFALYSIVKPISATLILVIMYLVIWDSVAAAPEIFSYMFVGNAFYMYVAQVLFGIVMVVHEDREHYQTLKQVYIAPISFYLYIVGRAVPKIVITTVAALITLAFGVLVLGLPLELSQVDWLMLSLAMAVGLFCICMIGIALAGVSMLTAKHSMGINEGIAGMFYLFCGVVFPITFLPTWGEAIGRAIPITYWLEMVRRAMLPEQIRWDSGLSAYSTNEMILALLGTSMLFLVLSLGIFKYADYLARKKGKLDMTTTY
- a CDS encoding 30S ribosomal protein S17e codes for the protein MGRIRPTYIKRVAIELVEKYPRLFTNDFEVNKQLVEKLTNVQSVAMRNRIAGYVTRYHQNNKNA
- a CDS encoding ABC transporter permease; its protein translation is MVGRAYPRIIGIRREPSWLLFDIFLPVLGIAAFIFYYRAMGAPEVFTGFVVLGGAMTAFWLNVLWSMAAQFYWEKETGNLQLYLMAPMSRMSVLAGMAVGGMFLTSVRALSTFFLGFVIFGVTLSVQHPWALLALFLVTLVALYGMGMMFSSLYMLYGRGAWHISNLLQEPIYLLSGFYFPVRQLGFWVAVAGSVIPITLGLDGMRQLMFSGADVDPLLHWSWELIILMALAVVFLLGARYALRFMEHLGKKEGRLTLRWQ